A genomic segment from Gracilimonas sediminicola encodes:
- a CDS encoding carbon starvation CstA family protein — protein sequence MQASWVAAASLLLFFIGYRYYSKFLAEKIYRLNPDFMTPAHEFSDEVDFVPTNKWVLLGHHFTSIAGAAPIVGPAIAVYWGWLPAMLWVVLGTIFAAGVHDFGTMVLSVRHKGQSVGTLADKLIGSRAKLLFLFIILILVLMVNAVFAWVISNLFISFPATVLTIFIQIPLAIWIGYRSFKKTGGMIIPTILVLFVMYFTAIIASYVPVLQIDLIQYFGGAENVVLFGLSGIEMAFFVWIVILMIYVYFASTLPVWLLLQPRDLINAYQLVLGLGILYLGLFVSSPEITAPATNPETSDVSWFPLLFITIACGAISGFHGLVSSGTTAKQLDNETDARFVGYIGAIGEGSLALITIVAIVTYFNTTGEFTDVYHSFSEAGAVGLTIFVEGAAQLATALLIPLEVAKTIIAVIVISFAATTLDTSVRLMRYIINELGEEYKVQSLTKLHTSTLIAVGASAALVLLPEGPRGLGSGGYLLWPLFGTSNQLLAGISLLLVSIWLKRNGRSIVYTLVPMIFLLIMTLWAMSKQVIFDWSGYGNTEGNMLLFIFGAVILGFTIWIILEAIALARRMSKEEPTD from the coding sequence ATGCAGGCAAGTTGGGTCGCAGCGGCATCGTTACTGTTGTTTTTTATAGGCTATCGGTATTACTCCAAATTCCTGGCGGAGAAAATCTACCGGCTCAACCCTGATTTTATGACGCCGGCTCATGAGTTCAGCGATGAGGTGGACTTTGTGCCCACTAATAAATGGGTGTTGCTTGGTCATCACTTTACTTCTATTGCAGGGGCTGCGCCCATTGTAGGCCCGGCTATTGCGGTATACTGGGGCTGGCTCCCGGCTATGCTTTGGGTGGTCTTAGGAACCATATTTGCGGCCGGAGTCCATGATTTCGGGACCATGGTTTTATCCGTTCGCCATAAAGGACAATCCGTAGGAACCCTTGCTGATAAACTAATCGGTTCACGTGCAAAACTTCTGTTCCTCTTTATTATCCTGATTTTGGTGCTGATGGTAAATGCCGTGTTTGCGTGGGTGATTTCCAATCTCTTTATCAGCTTCCCGGCAACGGTGCTGACCATTTTTATTCAGATTCCCCTGGCTATATGGATTGGTTATCGGTCGTTCAAAAAAACCGGGGGCATGATCATTCCTACCATCCTTGTGCTTTTTGTGATGTACTTCACAGCCATTATCGCCAGTTATGTGCCGGTGCTGCAAATTGACTTGATACAATATTTTGGTGGAGCGGAAAACGTTGTATTATTTGGTTTGAGCGGCATTGAAATGGCTTTTTTTGTTTGGATTGTCATTTTGATGATCTATGTGTACTTCGCTTCAACTTTACCTGTGTGGTTATTATTACAACCGCGCGATTTAATTAATGCTTATCAGCTGGTATTGGGTTTGGGCATTTTATATCTCGGATTATTTGTGAGCAGCCCGGAAATCACCGCACCGGCAACCAATCCCGAAACTTCGGATGTGAGCTGGTTTCCACTTCTATTTATAACCATTGCCTGCGGTGCTATTTCCGGATTTCATGGATTGGTTTCTTCAGGTACAACCGCCAAACAGCTTGATAATGAAACCGATGCGCGCTTTGTTGGGTACATCGGGGCAATAGGGGAAGGTTCACTGGCGCTTATCACCATTGTGGCAATTGTAACCTATTTCAACACCACCGGCGAATTTACGGATGTCTATCATTCCTTTTCGGAGGCGGGAGCCGTTGGGTTAACTATTTTTGTGGAAGGAGCCGCCCAACTGGCAACAGCACTACTCATTCCGCTTGAAGTCGCAAAGACGATCATTGCAGTTATTGTGATCAGCTTCGCGGCTACCACGCTGGACACATCCGTTCGACTGATGCGATATATCATTAACGAGTTGGGAGAAGAGTATAAAGTACAGTCCCTTACCAAACTTCACACCTCTACGCTGATTGCCGTTGGTGCCAGTGCAGCACTGGTTTTGCTCCCCGAAGGACCACGAGGCCTGGGTTCCGGCGGATACTTACTGTGGCCGTTGTTTGGAACATCAAATCAGTTGTTGGCGGGAATTAGCTTGCTGCTGGTAAGCATCTGGCTGAAAAGAAATGGACGAAGCATTGTGTACACCCTGGTACCCATGATTTTCTTGTTAATCATGACGCTTTGGGCCATGAGTAAACAGGTAATTTTTGACTGGTCAGGCTACGGAAATACGGAAGGAAACATGCTGCTTTTTATTTTCGGAGCTGTCATCCTCGGGTTCACGATTTGGATTATACTCGAAGCCATCGCCCTTGCGCGCAGAATGAGTAAGGAAGAACCGACCGATTAA
- a CDS encoding mannose-1-phosphate guanylyltransferase, with amino-acid sequence MVYAVIMAGGSGTRFWPKSTKKLPKQFLSLFGEGTMIQNTAKRIEGLIPQERIMVVTNDSYVDIVKEQLPKVPEENIVGEPVAKNTAPCVAIAAEMLYKKDPEAVMVVLPADHHITDPGAFNQYLESAIAKAKSGEHLVTIGIKPDRPETGFGYIHSDNGSLEELKENKVHPVIAFTEKPDLPTAEKFLDSGDYYWNSGMFVWKAETVLKEIERHLPSMYEEVKAATPELYTNMHEAAVNDFYHACESISIDYGIMENSESVFVVPGEFGWNDVGSWSAVYDLADKDKLGNAVQTTFATFAGSENNLVFSNAEKMISLVGIENVAVVETDDAILVCDLNSAQGVKQIVEQLKAAEDLQKFL; translated from the coding sequence ATGGTATATGCAGTAATAATGGCCGGCGGGTCAGGTACACGGTTCTGGCCAAAAAGCACAAAGAAGCTTCCCAAACAATTTCTTTCTCTTTTTGGTGAAGGAACTATGATTCAAAATACCGCCAAACGGATTGAAGGCCTCATTCCACAAGAGCGGATAATGGTGGTCACAAACGATAGTTATGTGGACATTGTAAAAGAACAGCTCCCTAAAGTACCTGAAGAGAATATTGTTGGAGAACCGGTTGCCAAGAACACAGCTCCGTGTGTGGCTATAGCAGCAGAAATGCTCTATAAAAAGGATCCTGAGGCGGTTATGGTAGTACTTCCTGCAGATCACCATATAACAGATCCGGGTGCTTTTAATCAGTACTTAGAAAGCGCTATTGCAAAAGCAAAATCCGGAGAACATTTGGTCACCATTGGTATCAAACCTGACCGTCCGGAGACAGGCTTCGGGTATATTCATTCAGATAATGGCTCTCTGGAAGAACTAAAAGAGAATAAAGTTCACCCTGTTATAGCATTTACCGAAAAACCGGACTTACCTACGGCCGAGAAATTTCTGGATTCAGGTGATTATTACTGGAACAGCGGTATGTTTGTCTGGAAAGCAGAGACGGTATTGAAAGAAATTGAACGTCACCTTCCATCAATGTACGAAGAAGTCAAAGCAGCCACTCCCGAATTGTATACTAATATGCACGAAGCTGCGGTTAATGATTTCTATCATGCCTGTGAATCAATCTCCATAGATTACGGTATTATGGAAAATTCTGAATCGGTGTTTGTTGTACCGGGCGAATTTGGCTGGAATGATGTAGGGAGCTGGTCAGCTGTTTATGATTTGGCAGATAAAGACAAGCTTGGAAATGCTGTTCAGACCACGTTTGCAACCTTTGCCGGATCTGAAAATAATCTGGTCTTCTCTAATGCAGAAAAAATGATTTCACTTGTTGGCATTGAAAACGTTGCCGTTGTTGAAACAGATGACGCTATTTTGGTATGTGACCTGAATTCTGCTCAGGGTGTTAAGCAAATTGTAGAACAGCTCAAGGCGGCAGAAGACCTGCAAAAATTTCTGTGA
- a CDS encoding serine hydrolase domain-containing protein encodes MKFSSVFLVVLFVLNSVAFTQVPKTRLSEMSAEQAGFNTDSLKKLEHYLESSGSSALLLVYDGQVFFDWGKTDQKHVIHSIRKALLSSLYGIFVEKGVIDTSATLADLGIDDIEPSLTPREKQATVADLLKSRSGVYHNAAAVSRGMLAGKPERGSFKPNEHFYYNNWDFNTLGYILEMKTGESIYDLFYEEIALPLGMLHYQGRFAELDGEDEKAKLPDTDGVYQYEKSKSKYPAYHFRMSAHDLAKYGVLYLNDGRWNGKQIVPKSWVEASTTSYSLTNKYVNIGYGMLWSVLIPNEQRKTKSFYHTGAGVHMLGVYPGSKLVMVHRVDTEGENEFEQERLYEIISLIFASQN; translated from the coding sequence ATGAAGTTTTCATCGGTATTTTTAGTTGTTCTTTTTGTACTCAATTCGGTTGCGTTCACGCAAGTTCCCAAAACCCGACTTTCTGAGATGTCGGCAGAACAAGCGGGCTTTAATACTGACTCTCTTAAAAAACTGGAACATTATCTGGAAAGCTCAGGCTCTTCGGCACTTTTGCTGGTGTATGACGGGCAGGTATTTTTTGATTGGGGCAAAACGGACCAAAAACATGTTATACATTCCATACGAAAGGCGTTGTTGAGTTCTTTGTACGGAATTTTCGTGGAGAAGGGGGTGATAGATACCAGTGCTACATTAGCAGATTTGGGCATTGATGATATTGAGCCCTCCTTAACCCCGAGGGAAAAGCAGGCCACAGTTGCAGACTTGTTAAAATCCAGATCGGGGGTGTACCATAATGCTGCTGCTGTTTCCCGTGGTATGTTGGCTGGAAAACCGGAGCGGGGATCGTTCAAACCGAATGAGCATTTTTACTATAACAACTGGGATTTCAACACTCTTGGCTATATTCTCGAAATGAAAACAGGAGAATCCATATACGATCTTTTTTATGAAGAAATTGCCCTTCCATTGGGTATGCTCCACTACCAGGGGAGGTTTGCAGAACTGGATGGAGAAGATGAAAAGGCTAAGCTTCCGGATACAGATGGTGTGTATCAGTACGAAAAAAGTAAATCAAAATATCCGGCGTATCACTTCAGAATGTCGGCTCATGATTTGGCGAAATATGGTGTCTTATATCTGAATGACGGTCGCTGGAATGGAAAGCAGATTGTGCCCAAAAGTTGGGTTGAAGCCAGCACCACTTCTTACTCGCTTACCAACAAGTATGTAAATATTGGATATGGTATGTTGTGGAGTGTTTTGATTCCCAATGAGCAACGCAAAACGAAATCGTTCTATCATACCGGAGCAGGGGTTCACATGTTGGGGGTTTATCCTGGCTCAAAGCTGGTAATGGTTCACCGGGTTGATACCGAAGGTGAAAATGAGTTCGAGCAAGAGCGTTTGTATGAAATTATTTCTTTGATTTTTGCATCTCAAAATTAA
- a CDS encoding 2OG-Fe(II) oxygenase, with amino-acid sequence MTFTEETWVSWMDRLAEQDYVIVDDFISDEFYDRIMAFFTEAEESDKLKKAGVGAKKDFQLKAEVRGDFIYWLDEERDEELSFFFDLKEELVQSLRRYCYLSLSGSEFHIAKYPAGTHYHRHLDQFNERANRQITVLIYLNKDWKKGDGGELIIYKDGEEIMVEPLSKRLLLFKSDTIEHEVLTTNVPRYSLTGWLLHQPANVGYLLR; translated from the coding sequence ATGACTTTTACAGAAGAAACATGGGTTAGCTGGATGGACCGGCTGGCCGAACAAGATTATGTTATTGTGGATGATTTCATTTCTGATGAGTTCTACGATAGGATAATGGCTTTTTTCACTGAAGCGGAGGAAAGTGATAAACTGAAGAAAGCCGGAGTCGGGGCAAAAAAGGACTTCCAGTTAAAAGCTGAAGTCCGTGGAGATTTCATTTACTGGCTGGATGAAGAAAGAGATGAGGAGCTTTCCTTTTTCTTTGATTTAAAAGAGGAGTTGGTTCAAAGCCTGAGACGATATTGCTACCTGAGTTTATCGGGGTCGGAATTTCATATAGCCAAGTACCCGGCCGGCACTCATTATCACCGGCACCTGGATCAGTTTAATGAACGTGCCAACCGACAGATAACCGTTCTTATATATCTCAACAAAGACTGGAAAAAGGGAGATGGCGGGGAACTTATTATTTACAAAGATGGAGAGGAGATAATGGTTGAGCCCCTTTCCAAACGTCTGTTACTTTTTAAAAGTGATACCATTGAGCATGAGGTGTTAACCACAAATGTGCCCCGTTACAGTTTAACGGGATGGCTATTACATCAACCGGCTAATGTCGGTTATTTGCTGCGATGA
- a CDS encoding response regulator yields the protein MAKQTILVVDDEKDLLDLIEYNLKKEGFAVLKAENGEEGIKIAKEHKPDLVLMDIMMPKMDGMEAVETMRADEDLKSIPIIFLTARSDEKTEVEGLDKGGDDYITKPISTTKLISRIKAVMRRFDETTEDVDRLDVHDLSIDKDRYIVTRGDDEFQLPRKEFELLYYLASRKGKVRDRQTLLNKVWGDNIYVVDRTVDVHVRKIREKLGDHYIETVKGVGYRFKE from the coding sequence GTGGCTAAACAAACCATACTTGTAGTAGATGATGAAAAAGATCTGCTCGACCTGATCGAATATAATCTCAAAAAAGAAGGCTTTGCCGTTTTGAAGGCTGAAAATGGGGAAGAGGGAATCAAAATAGCCAAAGAGCATAAGCCCGATTTGGTTTTGATGGATATCATGATGCCGAAAATGGATGGGATGGAAGCCGTGGAGACCATGCGCGCCGATGAAGACCTGAAATCAATCCCCATTATTTTCCTGACCGCCCGCAGTGATGAAAAAACAGAAGTGGAAGGTCTCGATAAAGGCGGCGATGATTATATAACCAAGCCCATCAGTACCACAAAATTGATTTCCAGGATTAAAGCCGTGATGCGCAGGTTTGATGAAACCACGGAAGATGTTGACCGGCTGGATGTTCATGATCTTTCCATTGACAAAGATCGATACATTGTAACACGTGGCGACGATGAATTTCAGCTTCCCCGCAAAGAGTTTGAGCTTTTATACTACCTGGCCAGCCGCAAGGGAAAAGTCAGAGATCGCCAAACCCTGCTCAACAAAGTATGGGGCGATAATATTTATGTGGTAGATCGTACCGTTGATGTACACGTGAGAAAAATCAGGGAGAAACTGGGAGATCACTACATCGAAACAGTAAAAGGAGTGGGCTACAGATTTAAAGAATGA
- a CDS encoding DUF2914 domain-containing protein gives MINRFRAFVRANQRYLPVVFFMAGFVWDSLTLGRIDRLYDRIILCTYLSSLTVCLYLFNLADDGKWEDTFFEKYQDYLPLAIQFFLGGLCSAYVIYFSRSVSFSKTVIFFILLVALLFANELLKKRISNKYLQFSAYFFVNFTFFTFFVPMVVGTMNQFIFMLSGAISLGITLGLIIYIYNASPSTREEISFGKMLGFIFGIYLLIHTFYFFNLIPPVPLALDEGLVAHHVERSDDTYVVTYEREPWYKIWKDNRHQFEYEPGSDVYVFTSIFAPSDFRKDVLHRWKWYSPHTNNWEVIDEIGFEITGGRDEGFRGYTYKNKMMEGEWEVDVITKEGLVLGIISFEIDIDSTAQPYRLSSRTF, from the coding sequence ATGATCAACAGGTTCCGGGCTTTTGTGCGTGCTAACCAGCGGTATTTACCGGTGGTCTTTTTTATGGCCGGTTTTGTTTGGGATTCGCTGACTCTTGGACGAATTGATCGCTTATATGATCGCATTATTTTATGCACGTACCTCAGCTCACTTACCGTTTGTCTGTACCTATTCAATCTTGCTGATGATGGAAAATGGGAAGACACCTTTTTTGAGAAGTATCAGGATTATCTGCCGTTAGCTATTCAGTTTTTTCTGGGAGGATTGTGCAGTGCATACGTTATTTACTTTTCCCGAAGTGTATCCTTTTCCAAAACGGTCATTTTCTTCATCCTTCTTGTGGCGTTGTTATTTGCAAACGAGTTGCTCAAGAAACGGATCTCTAACAAGTACCTTCAGTTCAGCGCGTACTTTTTTGTGAACTTTACCTTCTTCACGTTCTTTGTACCGATGGTGGTTGGAACCATGAACCAGTTCATTTTTATGCTGTCGGGTGCCATTAGTTTAGGGATCACGCTTGGGCTGATTATTTATATCTACAACGCCAGCCCATCAACCCGAGAAGAAATAAGTTTTGGTAAGATGCTGGGGTTCATTTTTGGAATATACCTGCTTATCCATACGTTTTACTTCTTCAACTTAATTCCTCCGGTTCCTCTTGCGCTGGATGAAGGCTTGGTTGCCCATCATGTTGAGCGCAGCGATGACACGTATGTTGTGACCTATGAGCGCGAGCCCTGGTACAAAATCTGGAAGGATAACCGGCACCAGTTTGAATATGAACCGGGATCTGATGTGTATGTGTTTACATCTATTTTTGCTCCTTCTGATTTCAGAAAAGATGTATTGCACCGGTGGAAATGGTATAGTCCACATACCAATAATTGGGAAGTAATAGACGAAATAGGTTTCGAAATAACCGGCGGCAGGGATGAGGGATTTCGGGGATATACCTACAAGAATAAAATGATGGAAGGAGAGTGGGAGGTGGATGTAATCACCAAAGAAGGACTGGTATTGGGAATCATAAGTTTTGAAATAGATATTGATTCAACTGCCCAGCCTTACCGTTTATCCAGTCGAACTTTTTGA
- a CDS encoding sensor histidine kinase produces MSKSKKKKRGVFRFGLRAAIYISLISAALIFLLMWLGYNFTPKDAGSVSALVGGVIFLTSYAVIYFVSHQRIDTIERLFKNMARKRFMEYENVTSTHNDEVDYLVKQGIKSSRTIEREIQRLNRIENYRKEFIGDISHELKTPIFAIQGFIETLLNGALEDEEVNRDFLKKAMRNVNRLIYLTKDLMEISKLETGELKSEIEEIYLYEVLHDIIESLNYKAEKENIKLIVHDFDKNIKVKADKNQVKQVLINLVENGIKYNVPNGKVEVNVFTKPKQPERVFVSVKDTGIGIDEKDIPRVTERFFRVDKSRSRERGGTGLGLAIVKHIMEAHGEKFNIESKPNKGSTFTISLRRLDPVQV; encoded by the coding sequence ATGAGTAAATCTAAAAAGAAGAAGCGAGGCGTTTTTCGCTTTGGCCTTCGTGCAGCCATCTACATTTCACTAATTTCAGCGGCGCTTATCTTTCTGCTGATGTGGTTGGGGTATAATTTCACCCCAAAAGACGCTGGGTCTGTTTCTGCTCTTGTGGGCGGTGTAATATTCCTGACATCCTATGCCGTCATTTACTTCGTTTCTCACCAGAGAATTGATACTATCGAACGCTTGTTTAAGAACATGGCGCGCAAGCGGTTCATGGAATACGAAAACGTAACCTCTACCCACAATGATGAAGTTGACTACCTGGTGAAGCAGGGGATCAAGTCGAGCCGAACCATTGAGCGGGAAATTCAACGACTAAACCGTATAGAGAACTATCGTAAAGAATTTATCGGCGATATTTCTCACGAGTTGAAAACGCCCATTTTTGCCATCCAGGGGTTTATAGAAACGTTATTAAACGGAGCGTTAGAGGATGAAGAGGTAAACCGGGATTTTCTGAAAAAAGCGATGAGGAATGTGAACCGGCTCATTTACCTCACCAAAGACCTGATGGAAATCTCCAAGCTTGAAACCGGTGAGCTGAAGTCAGAGATAGAGGAAATTTACCTTTATGAAGTACTGCACGACATTATCGAAAGCCTGAATTACAAAGCCGAGAAAGAGAATATAAAGCTGATTGTGCACGACTTTGACAAGAACATTAAGGTGAAGGCGGATAAAAATCAGGTGAAGCAGGTATTGATTAACCTGGTGGAAAATGGGATTAAATACAATGTGCCTAATGGAAAGGTAGAAGTAAATGTGTTCACGAAGCCCAAACAACCGGAGCGTGTTTTTGTTTCGGTTAAAGATACCGGCATTGGTATTGATGAAAAAGATATCCCAAGGGTAACGGAGCGGTTTTTCCGGGTTGATAAATCCCGATCCCGAGAACGGGGCGGAACAGGGCTCGGCCTGGCCATTGTTAAGCATATTATGGAAGCCCACGGAGAAAAGTTCAACATTGAAAGTAAACCTAACAAAGGCTCAACCTTCACCATCAGCCTTCGTCGCTTGGATCCGGTTCAGGTTTGA
- a CDS encoding substrate-binding domain-containing protein yields the protein MKKIFITAVLLLVFGMSELAAQSFKVIVNEANATESISKKDLSDIFLKKKTKWNSGSDITPVDQGIRSTTRAAFSLEVHGQSIGSIRSYWQQAAFSGAGTAPLERSSDADVIAFVKSYPDAVGYVSEAADVSGVKVLTIE from the coding sequence ATGAAAAAAATATTTATCACAGCTGTCCTCCTCCTTGTTTTTGGAATGAGTGAACTGGCTGCACAATCTTTTAAAGTGATTGTGAACGAAGCGAATGCTACCGAAAGCATTTCCAAAAAAGACCTCTCAGATATTTTTCTGAAGAAGAAAACCAAATGGAATAGTGGTTCTGATATTACACCTGTTGATCAGGGTATCCGTTCTACAACACGTGCTGCTTTTTCTTTGGAAGTGCACGGACAGAGTATCGGTTCCATCCGAAGTTACTGGCAGCAAGCGGCCTTTTCAGGTGCCGGAACTGCACCTTTGGAAAGATCAAGCGATGCTGATGTAATTGCTTTTGTGAAGTCGTACCCGGATGCGGTTGGTTATGTATCTGAAGCTGCGGATGTATCCGGAGTTAAGGTTCTAACCATCGAATAA
- a CDS encoding helix-turn-helix transcriptional regulator, whose translation MEDGQIVNQIRKLRFMHGEMTQAELAEKVGVTRQTIIAIEAAKYSPSLELAFKIAAVFDKPLEEVFKYKM comes from the coding sequence ATGGAAGACGGACAAATTGTAAATCAGATTCGAAAGCTTCGGTTTATGCATGGTGAAATGACCCAGGCTGAACTGGCGGAGAAAGTCGGGGTTACGCGCCAGACCATTATTGCCATTGAAGCCGCTAAATACTCTCCTTCTTTAGAGCTGGCTTTTAAAATTGCGGCCGTATTTGATAAGCCTTTGGAAGAAGTGTTCAAATATAAAATGTAG
- a CDS encoding potassium channel family protein, which produces MKFFTSQISYFVSNRNTRTNIRRLIRFMLILLGMIILYGVLFHEIMEMEGQKHSWMTGFYWTLTTMTTLGFGDITFTSDLGRAFSILVLISGVISLLIMLPFTFIEFFYAPWMEAQHRARAPRELPKGTKDHVIITSFDAVTKALIEKLDQYGHEYVLLVDELQQALDLYDQGYRVMLGDADDPETYRKMNVKDAALVVSGGTDMFNTNVAHTIREFSDDVKIISTANSYDSIDILKLAGSNHVLHMGNILGRALSRRTLGQDARVHPVGRFGRLVIAEATTYNTPLVGKTLRESRLREDLGINVVGIWERGTFVGSHPEVEIKSHSVLVLAGSVQQLRKYDELFGIYSISDDPVVIIGAGRVGRAAAYHLKRRNIKFKIVDKNPDRIRNSKNFILGDAADLDTLKKAGIETAPSVIITSHLDDVNIYLTIYCRSLRPNIHIISRSTLERNVNTLHRAGADFVMSYASMGANAIFNIFEENDIVMIAEGLNVFSLKTPSKIQGKSLIECDIRNKTGCNVIAYQKDGKQVINPDPKEPIPPESEIILIGQADDEQRFISHYKKQDD; this is translated from the coding sequence ATGAAATTTTTCACTTCCCAGATCAGCTACTTCGTTTCTAACCGAAATACCCGCACCAACATCCGGCGGCTTATCCGCTTTATGCTCATTTTATTGGGGATGATTATCTTATACGGGGTACTTTTTCATGAAATCATGGAGATGGAGGGGCAAAAGCATTCATGGATGACCGGTTTTTACTGGACCCTCACCACCATGACCACCCTCGGTTTTGGCGACATCACATTTACTTCTGATTTAGGCCGGGCCTTCTCCATTCTTGTGTTGATTTCCGGGGTGATTTCCCTGCTCATTATGCTTCCCTTTACCTTTATTGAGTTTTTCTACGCCCCCTGGATGGAAGCTCAGCACCGTGCACGAGCCCCCCGTGAGCTTCCCAAAGGCACCAAAGATCATGTTATCATTACCAGCTTCGATGCCGTAACCAAAGCCCTGATCGAAAAGCTGGACCAATACGGACATGAGTATGTGCTTCTGGTGGATGAACTGCAGCAAGCCCTTGATTTATATGATCAGGGATACCGGGTGATGCTTGGTGATGCCGATGACCCGGAAACCTACCGTAAAATGAATGTGAAAGATGCAGCCCTGGTAGTTAGTGGCGGCACCGATATGTTTAATACCAATGTGGCCCATACTATCCGGGAATTCAGCGATGATGTTAAAATCATCTCTACGGCCAACTCATATGATTCCATTGATATCCTGAAATTAGCGGGGAGCAATCATGTGCTTCATATGGGGAATATTCTGGGGCGAGCCCTCTCCCGGCGAACATTAGGGCAGGATGCCCGGGTGCACCCGGTGGGCAGATTTGGTCGGCTTGTAATTGCAGAAGCCACCACCTATAACACTCCGCTTGTTGGCAAAACACTACGGGAAAGCAGGTTGCGGGAAGACCTCGGTATTAATGTGGTTGGTATTTGGGAACGCGGTACTTTTGTGGGCTCCCATCCCGAAGTGGAAATAAAAAGTCACAGTGTGTTAGTATTGGCTGGTTCCGTTCAGCAATTACGTAAGTATGACGAGTTATTCGGTATTTACAGCATCAGCGATGACCCGGTTGTAATTATAGGTGCCGGACGTGTAGGCAGGGCAGCCGCCTATCACCTGAAGAGAAGAAACATCAAGTTTAAAATTGTTGATAAGAATCCGGATCGCATTCGTAATTCTAAAAACTTTATCCTTGGTGATGCCGCCGATCTGGATACCCTAAAGAAAGCCGGTATCGAAACCGCCCCAAGCGTTATCATCACTTCTCACCTGGATGATGTAAACATTTACCTCACCATTTACTGCCGCAGCCTTCGCCCCAATATCCATATTATTTCCCGTTCTACTTTGGAGAGAAATGTGAATACGCTGCACCGCGCCGGAGCAGATTTTGTGATGAGTTATGCCTCGATGGGTGCAAATGCCATCTTTAATATTTTTGAAGAGAATGACATTGTTATGATCGCTGAAGGGCTCAACGTATTCAGCCTTAAAACTCCCTCTAAAATTCAGGGTAAATCGCTTATTGAATGCGATATCCGAAATAAAACCGGATGTAACGTGATAGCCTACCAAAAAGACGGAAAGCAGGTTATTAATCCGGATCCCAAAGAACCCATCCCGCCTGAAAGTGAAATTATACTCATCGGGCAGGCAGATGATGAGCAACGATTCATTAGTCATTACAAAAAACAGGACGATTAA
- a CDS encoding DUF3820 family protein, protein MYQRDFLIKLVQARMPFGQYKDRYITQLPVHYLEWFSRQGWPSGQLGQYLATMFEIKTNGLDEVLKPIIRQHR, encoded by the coding sequence ATGTACCAGCGAGATTTTCTTATAAAACTTGTGCAGGCCCGAATGCCTTTCGGGCAATACAAGGATCGGTATATCACGCAGCTTCCCGTTCACTACCTGGAGTGGTTTTCTCGCCAGGGCTGGCCCAGCGGTCAGCTTGGGCAATATCTCGCCACCATGTTTGAGATTAAAACAAACGGGCTCGATGAGGTACTAAAACCCATCATCCGCCAGCATCGATAA